The Micromonospora sp. NBC_00421 genome contains a region encoding:
- a CDS encoding spermidine synthase has product MGVRFEELAWRETPIGAISLRRRRDPALDVDVYEVKLDDEYLMSSLFPVAEIELARLGLAPLGDEPLDVVVGGLGLGYTARTALEDGRVRSVLVVETIEDVIDWHRRQLLPFAAGLAPDPRTRFVRADFFAAVADGTGFDPEQPGRRFHAVLLDVDHSPRNVLHPSHAAFYTAGGLRRLADLLHPDGVFALWSDDPPDDAFGRVLAEVFPTWRAHVVAFANPLTGGESANTVYVARR; this is encoded by the coding sequence GTGGGCGTGCGATTCGAGGAACTGGCCTGGCGGGAGACCCCGATCGGCGCCATCAGTCTGCGCCGGCGGCGGGACCCCGCCCTCGACGTCGACGTGTACGAGGTGAAGCTCGACGACGAGTACCTGATGTCCAGCCTCTTTCCGGTCGCCGAGATCGAACTGGCCCGGCTGGGCCTGGCCCCGCTGGGTGACGAGCCCCTCGACGTGGTGGTCGGCGGTCTCGGCCTCGGCTACACCGCCCGTACCGCCCTGGAGGACGGTCGGGTGCGTTCGGTGCTGGTGGTGGAGACGATCGAGGACGTCATCGACTGGCACCGCCGCCAACTGCTCCCCTTCGCCGCCGGCCTCGCCCCGGACCCGCGGACCCGGTTCGTCCGGGCGGACTTCTTCGCCGCCGTCGCCGACGGCACCGGCTTCGACCCGGAGCAGCCCGGCCGGCGTTTCCACGCCGTGCTGCTCGACGTCGACCACTCCCCGCGCAACGTACTGCACCCCAGCCATGCCGCCTTCTACACCGCCGGCGGCCTGCGTCGGCTGGCCGACCTGCTGCATCCCGACGGGGTGTTCGCGCTCTGGTCGGACGATCCGCCGGACGACGCGTTCGGCCGGGTCCTCGCCGAGGTGTTCCCGACCTGGCGGGCCCACGTCGTCGCGTTCGCCAACCCGCTGACCGGTGGCGAGTCCGCCAACACCGTCTACGTCGCCCGGCGCTGA
- a CDS encoding class I SAM-dependent methyltransferase: MTNPTRWATETGPEHSQWYIDRFRRLAAEGADLAGEARLVDAVVAPRSRILDAGCGTGRVGAALAERGHRVVGVDADPALIEAARADHPGPRWLVADLVELDLAAAGETEPFDAAVVAGNVMAFVAAGTEPTVLARIAGHLRPDGVVLVGFGLDRGYRLDHFDSDAVAAGLRLEQRFATWDLRPWRDEADFAVSLLRRPPA, encoded by the coding sequence ATGACCAACCCGACCCGGTGGGCGACCGAGACCGGCCCCGAACACTCGCAGTGGTACATCGACCGGTTCCGGCGGCTCGCCGCCGAGGGTGCCGACCTGGCCGGTGAGGCCCGCCTGGTCGACGCGGTGGTGGCACCCCGCTCCCGGATCCTGGACGCCGGCTGCGGCACCGGCCGGGTCGGCGCGGCGCTCGCCGAGCGGGGGCACCGGGTGGTCGGGGTGGACGCCGACCCCGCCCTGATCGAGGCGGCCCGCGCCGACCACCCCGGGCCCCGCTGGCTGGTCGCCGACCTCGTCGAACTGGATCTCGCCGCGGCCGGTGAGACCGAGCCCTTCGACGCCGCCGTGGTGGCCGGCAACGTGATGGCCTTCGTCGCCGCCGGCACCGAACCCACCGTGTTGGCCCGGATCGCCGGCCACCTGCGCCCAGACGGGGTGGTCCTCGTCGGTTTCGGCCTCGACCGGGGGTACCGGCTCGACCACTTCGACAGCGACGCGGTCGCCGCCGGCCTTCGGCTCGAACAGCGCTTCGCCACCTGGGACCTGCGCCCCTGGCGGGACGAGGCGGACTTCGCGGTCAGCCTGCTGCGTCGCCCGCCCGCCTGA
- a CDS encoding methyltransferase domain-containing protein — translation MSRAEQDTAAGTEGEDYTQRLQRLGGARWKQVLDVQAPYRWNLQRLELGRTLDVGCGLGRNLANLGEGAVGVDHNPTSVAHARAAGLEAYTIEEFHQSPHARPGAFDALLAAHLLEHLPAEAALEVVSGYLPFLRSGGTAVFITPQERGYASDATHVRFVGFDEAAQAARDLGMTVVKQYSFPFPRSMGKVFTYNEFVTVAQLP, via the coding sequence ATGAGTCGAGCAGAGCAGGACACCGCGGCGGGCACCGAGGGTGAGGACTACACCCAGCGGTTGCAACGCCTCGGTGGCGCGCGCTGGAAGCAGGTGCTCGACGTGCAGGCGCCGTACCGGTGGAACCTCCAGCGCCTCGAGCTGGGCCGTACCCTCGACGTCGGCTGCGGCCTCGGCCGCAACCTGGCCAACCTGGGTGAGGGCGCGGTCGGGGTGGACCACAACCCGACCTCGGTGGCGCACGCCCGGGCGGCCGGGCTGGAGGCGTACACCATCGAGGAGTTCCACCAGTCCCCGCACGCCCGGCCCGGCGCCTTCGACGCGCTGCTCGCCGCCCACCTGCTGGAGCACCTGCCCGCCGAGGCTGCCCTGGAGGTCGTCTCCGGCTACCTGCCGTTCCTGCGTTCCGGCGGCACCGCGGTCTTCATCACCCCGCAGGAGCGGGGGTACGCCAGCGACGCCACCCATGTCCGGTTCGTCGGGTTCGACGAGGCCGCCCAGGCCGCCCGGGACCTCGGCATGACTGTGGTCAAGCAGTACTCCTTCCCGTTCCCCCGGTCGATGGGCAAGGTCTTCACCTACAACGAGTTCGTCACTGTGGCCCAGCTGCCCTGA
- the eccB gene encoding type VII secretion protein EccB, with protein MPSRQDQLHSYQFTMQRAVAALVMRETDPARSPFRRLAGAGLASVLVAAIGLGGFALYGLFAGGGSKWRDTGAVIVEKESGARFVYRDGRLHPVLNYASALLIVGADRSRTVLVSRRSIEGVPRGLPLGIADAPDSLPASGRLSTAPWTVCSWEPAEAARAAPRSALLIGREVTGGRQLAEEAVLVRHPDGSLHLIWHQRRHLLRDTAQVLAALAATRERAVPAAPALLNALPAGVDLAPPALVGLGEPSSEVAGAAIGEVYLVRNSGGGRQYAVAERDGLAGITELQAALLMARTGQDEPAPITLGRFAALPKLPDLVPTGPTAPPPAPPRLAGADGGALCARVGTDGVVQDVRIGTATPDPTAAARTADRSGGVRVDHVLVEPGRGAVVESVAAPGAGGGAVSVVTDLGRRYVLADVEVLGMLGYQGVTPVRLPAGLVSLVPAGSTLDPVAARSAAGPS; from the coding sequence ATGCCGTCGCGGCAGGACCAGCTCCACTCCTACCAGTTCACCATGCAGCGGGCCGTCGCCGCCCTGGTCATGCGGGAGACCGACCCGGCGCGTTCGCCGTTTCGCCGACTGGCCGGAGCGGGTCTGGCCAGCGTGCTGGTGGCGGCGATCGGCCTGGGCGGTTTCGCGCTCTACGGACTGTTCGCCGGCGGCGGGTCGAAATGGCGGGACACCGGCGCGGTGATCGTGGAGAAGGAGTCCGGGGCCCGGTTCGTCTACCGCGACGGCCGGCTGCACCCGGTGCTCAACTATGCCTCGGCGCTGCTGATCGTGGGGGCGGACCGGTCCCGCACGGTGCTGGTGTCGCGGCGGTCCATCGAGGGGGTGCCGCGTGGGCTGCCGCTGGGCATCGCCGACGCGCCGGACTCGCTGCCGGCGTCCGGGCGGCTCTCCACCGCGCCGTGGACGGTCTGTTCCTGGGAACCGGCCGAGGCCGCTCGGGCCGCCCCCCGGTCGGCGTTGCTGATCGGCCGGGAGGTGACCGGCGGGCGGCAGCTCGCCGAGGAGGCGGTGCTGGTCCGGCACCCGGACGGCTCCCTCCACCTGATCTGGCACCAGCGCCGGCACCTGCTGCGGGACACCGCCCAGGTGCTCGCGGCCCTGGCCGCCACCCGGGAACGCGCGGTCCCCGCCGCCCCTGCGCTGCTCAACGCCCTGCCGGCGGGCGTCGACCTGGCCCCGCCCGCGCTGGTCGGCCTCGGCGAGCCCTCGTCCGAGGTCGCCGGTGCCGCGATCGGAGAGGTCTACCTGGTCCGCAACTCCGGTGGTGGCCGGCAGTACGCGGTCGCCGAGCGGGACGGCCTGGCCGGCATCACCGAACTCCAGGCGGCGCTGCTGATGGCCCGCACCGGCCAGGACGAACCGGCGCCGATCACCCTGGGCCGGTTCGCCGCGCTGCCCAAGCTGCCCGATCTGGTGCCGACCGGCCCGACCGCGCCGCCGCCCGCCCCGCCCCGCCTGGCCGGTGCCGACGGTGGCGCGCTCTGTGCCAGGGTCGGCACCGACGGCGTGGTCCAGGACGTACGGATCGGCACGGCCACGCCGGATCCCACCGCCGCCGCTCGTACCGCCGACCGCTCGGGCGGGGTGCGCGTCGACCACGTGTTGGTCGAGCCGGGCCGGGGTGCGGTGGTCGAGTCGGTGGCCGCGCCGGGGGCCGGCGGTGGCGCCGTGTCGGTGGTCACCGACCTGGGCCGCCGTTACGTGCTCGCCGACGTCGAGGTGCTCGGCATGCTCGGCTACCAGGGGGTCACCCCGGTACGGCTCCCCGCCGGCCTGGTCAGCCTGGTCCCCGCCGGCAGCACCCTCGACCCGGTCGCCGCCCGGTCGGCCGCCGGCCCGTCCTGA
- a CDS encoding HNH endonuclease family protein: protein MNRRPRAAATILTAVLATTGLAHPAGAAGYSAPLTTAVADLTVAAENRTGYSRDLFPHWIDADGDGCTTRNEVLLAEAVSAPAVGSGCALSGGRWYSYYDNAYWTAAGDLDIDHMVPLAEAWDSGARSWTTSRRQAYANDLGDSRPLAAVTDNVNQAKGDQDPATWLPPYATARCRYVTEWVATKTRWRLTVDSTEKNALTSLAGGCPNVTISVSYAY from the coding sequence ATGAACCGACGCCCGCGTGCCGCCGCGACCATCCTCACCGCGGTCCTCGCCACCACCGGCCTCGCCCACCCCGCCGGGGCCGCCGGCTACTCCGCCCCGCTGACCACCGCCGTCGCCGACCTCACCGTCGCCGCCGAGAATCGCACCGGCTACAGCCGGGACCTCTTCCCGCACTGGATCGACGCCGACGGCGACGGCTGCACCACCCGCAACGAGGTGCTGCTCGCCGAGGCGGTCAGCGCGCCCGCCGTCGGCAGCGGCTGCGCCCTCAGCGGGGGCCGCTGGTACTCCTACTACGACAACGCCTACTGGACCGCCGCCGGTGACCTCGACATCGACCACATGGTGCCGCTCGCCGAGGCGTGGGACTCCGGGGCACGCAGCTGGACCACCAGCCGCCGCCAGGCGTACGCCAACGACCTCGGTGACAGCCGGCCGTTGGCGGCCGTCACCGACAACGTCAACCAGGCCAAGGGCGACCAGGACCCGGCAACCTGGCTGCCGCCGTACGCCACCGCCCGGTGCCGGTACGTCACCGAGTGGGTCGCCACCAAGACCCGCTGGCGGCTCACCGTCGACAGTACCGAGAAGAACGCCCTGACCAGCCTGGCCGGTGGTTGCCCGAACGTCACCATCTCGGTCAGCTACGCCTACTGA
- a CDS encoding DMT family transporter, with the protein MAYVFLLIAISAEVAGTSLLKATQGFTRLWPTVGLAAAYLLAFGMLALAVRDIPVGVAYAVWSGLGTAAIVAVGAAFLGEPLSVSKVIGVGLIIGGVVVLNLGGAH; encoded by the coding sequence ATGGCCTACGTGTTCCTGCTGATCGCGATCAGCGCCGAAGTGGCCGGCACCAGCCTGCTCAAGGCGACGCAGGGGTTCACCCGGCTCTGGCCGACGGTCGGGCTGGCCGCCGCCTACCTGCTGGCCTTCGGCATGCTCGCGCTGGCGGTGCGGGACATCCCGGTCGGAGTGGCGTACGCCGTGTGGTCCGGCCTCGGCACCGCTGCGATCGTCGCGGTCGGCGCGGCCTTTCTCGGTGAGCCGTTGAGCGTGTCGAAGGTGATCGGGGTGGGCCTGATCATCGGGGGAGTGGTGGTGCTCAACCTCGGCGGGGCGCACTGA
- a CDS encoding SDR family oxidoreductase, producing the protein MKIVVIGGSGLIGSRVVALLGQQGHDAVAASPRTGVDTLTGVGVAEALDGADVVVDVSNSPSFEEVAVLTFFETSTRTLLDAEAEAGVRHHVALSIVGADRIPDSGYMRAKVAQEALIAAAGIPWTVVRATQFFEFVPAIVESAVVGDEVRLPPALIQPIAADDVVAVVAEIAVGAPVDGIVELAGPQRFGMDELGREALAAAGDPRSVVTDPQGRYFGALLTEQSLVPLGDARTGGIRLAEWRAR; encoded by the coding sequence GTGAAGATCGTCGTCATCGGGGGCAGCGGACTCATCGGCAGCAGAGTGGTGGCGCTGCTCGGGCAGCAGGGCCACGACGCGGTAGCGGCCTCGCCGCGCACCGGAGTGGACACGCTTACCGGCGTGGGGGTGGCGGAGGCGCTCGACGGCGCCGACGTCGTGGTGGACGTGTCGAACTCACCGTCGTTCGAGGAGGTGGCCGTCCTGACGTTCTTCGAGACGTCCACCCGTACCCTGCTCGACGCGGAGGCTGAGGCCGGTGTACGGCATCACGTGGCGCTGTCCATCGTCGGCGCCGACCGCATCCCGGACAGCGGTTACATGCGGGCCAAGGTGGCGCAGGAAGCGTTGATCGCGGCGGCCGGGATTCCGTGGACGGTGGTACGCGCCACCCAGTTCTTCGAGTTCGTGCCGGCCATCGTCGAGTCCGCCGTCGTGGGCGACGAGGTGCGCCTGCCCCCGGCGCTGATCCAGCCGATCGCCGCCGACGACGTGGTGGCGGTGGTGGCCGAGATCGCGGTCGGCGCACCTGTCGACGGGATCGTGGAGCTGGCCGGGCCGCAGCGGTTCGGCATGGACGAGCTGGGTCGGGAGGCACTGGCCGCCGCCGGTGACCCCCGGTCGGTGGTCACCGACCCGCAGGGGCGCTACTTCGGGGCGCTGCTCACGGAGCAGTCGCTGGTCCCGCTCGGCGACGCCCGTACCGGTGGCATCCGGCTGGCCGAGTGGCGCGCACGCTGA
- a CDS encoding PucR family transcriptional regulator, translating to MSESGAAGHLGGRLELDAQVAERLRSRLPLVAAHTVTTITGEVPAYSGTLTGQMREKIENAVRIALGTFLQLIERAGAADPSTPLSRALEAAYALGAGEARAGRSMDSLLAAYRVGARVAWREVSTTTVRSGLSAETVAEFAELMFAYIDELSAASVAGHSDELANVGRARRRDLDRLTQQLLAGEPEEVLRRSAERAEWPPPQTLTVAALPRSSLRAVLAVLGPQTLESGEELAGTQWAEEAALLLVPDMHGGRRRQLATVLHGHRAVLGPARPWVAVARSYQRVLKALALGVAPPADGAALDTEEHLARLVLHTDPEALADLRAQVLAPLATLSPATAARLAETMRSWLLHQGRRDDVAADLFVHPQTVRYRMGRLRELYGDRLHEPGTVLDLTVALAFPPPAGQDEPADR from the coding sequence ATGTCGGAATCGGGGGCAGCCGGCCACCTTGGCGGTCGACTGGAGCTCGACGCTCAGGTGGCCGAGCGGTTACGCAGCCGGCTGCCGCTGGTCGCCGCGCACACCGTCACCACCATCACCGGCGAGGTGCCCGCCTACTCCGGCACCCTCACCGGTCAGATGCGCGAGAAGATCGAGAACGCGGTACGGATCGCCTTGGGCACCTTCCTCCAGCTCATCGAGCGGGCCGGGGCGGCCGACCCGAGCACCCCGCTGAGCCGGGCGCTGGAGGCCGCGTACGCGTTGGGCGCCGGGGAGGCGCGGGCGGGGCGGAGCATGGACTCGCTGCTGGCCGCGTACCGGGTGGGGGCGCGGGTGGCCTGGCGGGAGGTCTCCACCACCACCGTACGCAGCGGGCTCTCCGCCGAGACGGTCGCCGAGTTCGCCGAGCTGATGTTCGCCTACATCGACGAGCTCTCCGCCGCCAGCGTCGCCGGGCACTCCGACGAGCTGGCCAACGTCGGTCGGGCCCGGCGGCGGGACCTGGACCGGCTCACCCAGCAACTGCTCGCCGGTGAACCGGAGGAGGTGCTGCGGCGCAGCGCCGAGCGGGCCGAGTGGCCCCCGCCGCAGACCCTGACCGTGGCGGCGCTGCCGCGTAGCAGCCTGCGTGCGGTGCTCGCCGTGCTCGGCCCGCAGACCCTGGAGAGCGGCGAGGAGCTGGCCGGGACGCAGTGGGCCGAGGAGGCGGCGCTGCTGCTCGTACCGGACATGCACGGGGGGCGAAGACGGCAGCTCGCCACGGTGCTGCACGGACACCGCGCGGTGCTCGGGCCGGCCCGCCCCTGGGTCGCGGTGGCCCGGTCGTACCAGCGGGTGTTGAAGGCGCTCGCCCTCGGCGTGGCTCCACCGGCGGACGGCGCCGCGCTGGACACCGAGGAACACCTGGCCCGGCTGGTGCTGCACACCGATCCGGAGGCGCTCGCCGACCTGCGGGCCCAGGTGCTCGCGCCGTTGGCCACGCTCTCACCGGCGACCGCCGCGCGGTTGGCCGAGACGATGCGCTCCTGGCTGTTGCACCAGGGCCGCCGCGACGACGTCGCCGCCGACCTCTTCGTGCACCCGCAGACGGTCCGCTACCGGATGGGTCGGCTGCGCGAGCTGTACGGCGACCGGCTGCACGAGCCCGGCACGGTGCTCGACCTGACCGTGGCGCTGGCGTTCCCGCCTCCCGCCGGGCAGGACGAACCCGCCGACCGCTGA
- a CDS encoding ferredoxin reductase gives MTTTVPRPPAKASVRDRLLRLAETVTTPLLPEDYLDLVAPLRAGAALRGRIVAVDRETRDAATLTIQPGRAWRGHTPGQYVRLGVDVDGVRQWRAYSVTSAPDRPDGRITVTVKAIPDGRVSNHLVHRTRVGTVVQLDQALGDFVLPDPAPGRVLFLTAGSGVTPVMGMLRAGVHTRADVVLVHSAPTPDDVVFGAELRALAAQGGIRLVERHTDRHGLLGVGELATLVPDHLDRQTWACGPVGMLDAVQEHWAAAGVADRLHTERFRPTVIAPGEGGTVTFTRAGLTLDADGGTPILDAGEAAGALMPSGCRMGICYGCVLPLRQGAVRDLRDGTLTTAVPGDGVLIQTCVSAAAGTCDIDL, from the coding sequence ATGACCACCACCGTCCCTCGTCCCCCGGCGAAGGCATCCGTCCGGGACCGGCTGCTCCGGCTGGCCGAGACGGTCACCACCCCGCTGCTGCCGGAGGACTACCTCGACCTGGTCGCGCCACTGCGCGCCGGGGCCGCCCTGCGCGGGCGGATCGTCGCCGTCGACCGGGAGACCCGGGACGCGGCCACCCTCACCATCCAGCCGGGCCGCGCCTGGCGTGGCCACACCCCCGGCCAGTACGTCCGCCTCGGCGTCGACGTCGACGGGGTACGGCAGTGGCGGGCCTACTCGGTGACCTCCGCCCCCGACCGCCCCGACGGTCGGATCACCGTGACCGTCAAGGCCATCCCGGACGGCCGGGTCAGCAACCACCTGGTGCACCGGACCAGGGTGGGCACCGTCGTCCAGCTCGACCAGGCGCTCGGTGACTTCGTCCTGCCCGACCCGGCCCCGGGCCGGGTCCTGTTCCTCACCGCCGGCAGCGGCGTCACCCCGGTGATGGGCATGCTGCGCGCCGGTGTGCACACCCGGGCCGACGTGGTGCTCGTGCACTCCGCACCGACCCCGGACGACGTGGTGTTCGGCGCGGAGCTGCGCGCGCTGGCCGCGCAGGGTGGCATCCGGCTGGTCGAGCGGCACACCGACCGGCACGGGCTGCTCGGGGTCGGCGAGCTGGCCACCCTGGTGCCCGACCACCTCGACCGGCAGACCTGGGCCTGTGGGCCGGTCGGCATGCTCGACGCGGTGCAGGAGCACTGGGCGGCGGCCGGCGTCGCCGACCGGCTGCACACCGAGCGGTTCCGGCCGACGGTCATCGCCCCCGGTGAGGGGGGCACCGTCACCTTCACCCGGGCCGGCCTCACCCTCGACGCCGACGGCGGCACCCCGATCCTCGACGCCGGCGAGGCCGCCGGGGCGCTGATGCCCTCCGGCTGTCGGATGGGTATCTGCTACGGCTGCGTCCTGCCGCTGCGTCAGGGGGCGGTGCGGGACCTGCGTGACGGGACGCTCACCACCGCCGTCCCGGGCGACGGCGTGCTCATCCAGACCTGCGTGTCGGCGGCGGCCGGTACCTGCGACATCGATCTCTGA
- a CDS encoding GlsB/YeaQ/YmgE family stress response membrane protein has product MEVQGFFTAIIIGLVIGALGRLVVPGKQKISILLTLAIGVVAAILGTLVAAALGVDETAGIDWIELFIQVAFAAIGVALLAGTYGRRRH; this is encoded by the coding sequence GTGGAAGTACAGGGCTTCTTCACCGCCATCATCATCGGCCTGGTCATCGGAGCGCTGGGCCGGTTGGTGGTGCCGGGCAAGCAGAAGATCTCCATCCTGCTCACCCTGGCCATCGGCGTGGTGGCCGCGATTCTCGGCACTCTGGTGGCCGCGGCGCTGGGCGTCGACGAGACGGCCGGCATCGACTGGATCGAGCTGTTCATCCAGGTGGCCTTCGCGGCCATCGGTGTCGCCCTCCTCGCCGGTACGTACGGCCGACGTCGGCACTGA
- a CDS encoding RNA polymerase sigma-70 factor: MTTGSGATADGQPTVAAADLAAFLDVRPRLFGLAYRMLGSVVEAEDVVQEAWLRWQGVDRSGVRNPAAFLTTTTTRLAVNAATSARATRETYVGPWLPEPVDTSADPTLGAERAAALDVAVLLLLERLAPAERAAYVLREAFDYPYREIAEVLGTSEPNARQLASRARRHLAVEGSTPAPPQRRRQLVRAFLGAARDGDLATLEQLLTADVVARSDGGGRVHAARRDVCGVARVTTFLDNVRRKYWRTTTIDLVEVNGGPGLLVASDRPVTLITLDTSVRGIERLLLVVNPDKLARLPARR, translated from the coding sequence ATGACGACCGGCTCCGGGGCCACCGCCGACGGGCAACCGACCGTGGCGGCGGCGGACCTGGCCGCGTTCCTCGACGTGCGGCCGAGGTTGTTCGGGCTGGCCTACCGGATGCTGGGCAGCGTCGTCGAGGCCGAGGACGTGGTGCAGGAGGCGTGGCTGCGCTGGCAGGGCGTCGACCGGAGCGGGGTACGCAACCCGGCGGCCTTCCTGACCACCACGACCACCCGGCTGGCGGTGAACGCGGCGACGTCGGCGCGGGCCACCCGGGAGACGTACGTCGGGCCGTGGCTGCCCGAACCGGTCGACACCAGCGCCGACCCGACCCTGGGCGCGGAACGGGCGGCGGCGCTGGACGTCGCGGTCCTGCTGTTGCTGGAGCGGCTGGCCCCCGCCGAGCGGGCCGCGTACGTGCTGCGCGAGGCGTTCGACTACCCGTACCGGGAGATCGCCGAGGTGCTCGGCACCTCCGAGCCGAACGCCCGGCAACTGGCCAGCCGGGCGCGGCGGCACCTCGCCGTCGAGGGGTCCACGCCGGCCCCGCCGCAGCGGCGGCGGCAACTGGTGCGGGCGTTCCTCGGTGCGGCCCGCGACGGCGACCTGGCCACGCTGGAGCAGCTGCTCACCGCCGACGTGGTGGCCCGCTCCGACGGTGGCGGCCGGGTGCACGCGGCCCGCCGCGACGTGTGCGGGGTGGCCCGGGTGACCACCTTCCTGGACAACGTGCGGCGCAAGTACTGGCGGACGACGACTATCGACCTGGTCGAGGTCAACGGCGGCCCCGGGCTGCTGGTCGCGAGCGACCGCCCGGTCACCCTGATCACGCTTGACACCTCGGTACGCGGCATCGAACGGCTGCTGCTGGTGGTCAACCCGGACAAGCTGGCCCGGCTGCCGGCCCGCCGCTGA
- a CDS encoding fatty acid desaturase family protein: protein MTVIQKKTDNPIAHLSAEDIEILGKELDAIRDRVLAERGESDAAYIRKVIKTQRTLEMSSRAVLLFSLFPPAWVVGTAGLAVAKILENMEIGHNILHGQYDFMRDPKIHSTTWEWDHVSPADQWKHSHNQLHHTYTNVLGKDNDLGYGIMRVDEDQKWYPLHLGQPLWNFVNACFFEYGIAAYDLELGRNLRKGRHKAPEFRARLRAVGRKIRRQVLKDYVIHPLLSGPSFLSTLAATFTANLIRNLWSHSVIMCGHFPNGVETFSKTSIEGETRGEWYLRQMLGSANISGSRLMHIMTGNLSFQIEHHLFPDLPSKRYQEIAPQVRALFDRYGLKYTTGPLPKQVASAWWKVIRLSLPDREAARPTTDERPARALATSGV from the coding sequence GTGACAGTCATCCAGAAGAAGACCGACAACCCGATCGCCCACCTGAGCGCCGAGGACATCGAGATCCTCGGCAAGGAGCTCGACGCGATCCGGGACCGGGTGCTAGCCGAGCGTGGCGAGAGCGACGCGGCCTACATCCGCAAGGTGATCAAGACCCAGCGGACGCTGGAGATGAGTAGCCGCGCGGTGCTGCTCTTCTCGCTCTTCCCGCCGGCCTGGGTGGTCGGCACCGCAGGTCTGGCGGTGGCCAAGATCCTGGAGAACATGGAGATCGGCCACAACATCCTGCACGGCCAGTACGACTTCATGCGCGACCCGAAGATCCACTCCACCACCTGGGAGTGGGACCACGTCTCCCCGGCCGACCAGTGGAAGCACTCGCACAACCAGCTGCACCACACGTACACCAACGTGCTCGGCAAGGACAACGACCTCGGGTACGGCATCATGCGGGTCGACGAGGACCAGAAGTGGTACCCGCTGCACCTCGGCCAGCCGCTGTGGAACTTCGTCAACGCCTGCTTCTTCGAGTACGGCATCGCCGCGTACGACCTGGAGCTGGGCCGCAACCTGCGCAAGGGCCGGCACAAGGCCCCCGAGTTCCGGGCCCGGCTGCGCGCGGTCGGCCGCAAGATCCGCCGCCAGGTGCTCAAGGACTACGTCATCCACCCGCTGCTGTCCGGCCCGTCCTTCCTCAGCACCCTCGCCGCCACCTTCACCGCGAACCTGATCCGCAACCTGTGGAGCCACTCGGTGATCATGTGCGGGCACTTCCCCAACGGAGTGGAGACGTTCTCCAAGACCTCGATCGAGGGGGAGACCCGGGGCGAGTGGTACCTGCGGCAGATGCTCGGCTCGGCCAACATCAGCGGTAGCCGGCTGATGCACATCATGACCGGCAACCTGTCCTTCCAGATCGAGCACCACCTCTTCCCCGATCTGCCCAGCAAGCGCTACCAGGAGATCGCCCCGCAGGTGCGGGCGCTGTTCGACAGGTACGGGCTGAAGTACACCACCGGCCCGCTGCCCAAACAGGTCGCCTCCGCCTGGTGGAAGGTCATCCGGCTCTCCCTGCCCGACCGGGAGGCGGCCCGCCCGACCACCGACGAGCGCCCGGCCCGCGCGCTGGCCACCTCCGGGGTCTGA
- a CDS encoding dienelactone hydrolase family protein, whose translation MVATTTVEVPTSDGAADAYLVRPDDDGPFPAVLFFMDAFGLRPRLAEMAERIAARGHLVLVPNLFHRAGRAPLFDLGDLADPQRRGELFGRIVPLITALTPELMARDSGSYLDFLAARDDVAPGPVAIVGYCMGGTNALRAIAAHPDRIAALASFHAGRVVTDEPDSPHLGVGAVTGELYFAHADQDASMTAAQITTLERALDAAGVSYRSELYPGAAHGFTMADTPLYDEQATERHWSALFDLLDRTFGGSGAAAG comes from the coding sequence ATGGTGGCCACGACGACGGTGGAGGTGCCGACCAGCGACGGCGCGGCGGACGCCTACCTGGTCCGGCCGGACGACGACGGGCCGTTTCCGGCGGTGCTGTTCTTCATGGACGCCTTCGGACTGCGCCCCCGGCTCGCCGAGATGGCCGAGCGGATCGCCGCGCGCGGCCACCTGGTGCTGGTGCCGAACCTGTTCCATCGGGCCGGCCGGGCACCGCTGTTCGACCTCGGTGACTTGGCCGACCCGCAGCGGCGCGGCGAGCTGTTCGGGCGGATCGTGCCGCTGATCACCGCGCTCACCCCGGAGCTGATGGCCCGGGACAGCGGGTCCTACCTGGACTTCCTGGCGGCCCGTGACGACGTCGCGCCCGGACCGGTGGCGATCGTCGGGTACTGCATGGGTGGCACCAACGCGCTGCGCGCGATCGCGGCGCATCCGGACCGGATCGCGGCGCTGGCCAGCTTCCACGCCGGCCGGGTCGTCACCGACGAGCCGGACAGCCCGCACCTGGGCGTCGGCGCGGTCACCGGTGAGCTGTACTTCGCCCACGCCGACCAGGACGCGTCGATGACCGCCGCACAGATCACCACGCTGGAGCGGGCGCTCGACGCCGCCGGGGTCAGCTACCGCTCCGAGCTTTACCCCGGCGCCGCCCACGGCTTCACGATGGCCGACACCCCGCTCTACGACGAGCAGGCCACCGAGCGTCACTGGTCCGCCCTGTTCGACCTGCTCGACCGGACCTTCGGGGGGAGCGGCGCGGCGGCCGGATGA